The Kitasatospora paranensis genome has a window encoding:
- a CDS encoding LCP family protein gives MAAHRRARPSACRAVSGRTESTLRHDREEPACPGYLPPRGPPRQDRRCDRRRPGARHRRRRRLVLPPHRPQHHDVLRRRRRHQPPPAAPTVSGGGRPVNVLLLGSDTRTDGNDALGGGEEGVGHSDTAILLHVYADGKHAVGVSIPRDTLVTVPACKLPSGSWTKARTNQMFNSAFTVGEYPQGNPACTQNTVEALTGLRVDHTIVVDFKGFAAMTEAVHGVDVCVPNDVDSYGIRLSKGRQTVSGQTALDYVRARHGLGDGSDIGRMKRQQAFVSSFIKKVEAQGMDLTTLLPLADAATKSLTVDQDLGSAAKLAAFAQSLQGIKVDGITFVTVPWQFAGARVTLVHPDVDTLWQMLRQDVTLDGRSTAPGASPTPTAGLTSAAAPTPTGDPSSSGTPSAVSSASAGADDTGVPVLVHNASGGAGTAGRAAAALRTLGYGDVTVGANTRTRTGTVVGYPAGHRAEAEHLAARYPGAEIQQDPAADGLILTLGSDHAAGDPTGAAVLPTTVPSGISGNTRPADSDLCSDLSFG, from the coding sequence GTGGCGGCACACAGGCGTGCCCGCCCTTCCGCCTGCCGGGCCGTCAGCGGCCGAACAGAGAGCACACTCCGACATGACCGAGAAGAGCCGGCCTGCCCCGGGTACCTCCCGCCGCGCGGGCCGCCTCGCCAGGACCGCCGGTGCGACCGCCGCCGTCCTGGTGCTCGCCACCGCCGGCGCCGGCGCCTGGTTCTACCACCGCATCGACCACAACATCACGACGTTCTCCGCCGACGGCGTCGCCACCAGCCGCCCCCGGCCGCCCCCACCGTCTCCGGCGGCGGACGCCCCGTCAACGTCCTGCTCCTGGGCTCCGACACCAGGACGGACGGCAACGACGCGCTGGGCGGCGGCGAGGAGGGCGTCGGGCACTCCGACACCGCGATCCTGCTGCACGTCTACGCCGACGGGAAGCACGCGGTCGGCGTCTCCATACCCCGCGACACCCTCGTCACCGTCCCCGCCTGCAAGCTGCCCAGCGGCTCGTGGACGAAGGCCCGCACCAACCAGATGTTCAACTCCGCCTTCACGGTGGGCGAGTACCCGCAGGGCAACCCGGCCTGCACCCAGAACACCGTCGAGGCGCTCACCGGGCTGCGGGTCGACCACACCATCGTGGTCGACTTCAAGGGCTTCGCCGCGATGACCGAGGCGGTGCACGGCGTCGACGTGTGCGTCCCGAACGACGTCGACTCCTACGGCATCCGCCTGTCCAAGGGCCGGCAGACCGTCAGCGGCCAGACCGCCCTGGACTACGTGCGGGCCCGGCACGGCCTCGGGGACGGGTCGGACATCGGCCGGATGAAGCGCCAGCAGGCCTTCGTCTCCTCCTTCATCAAGAAGGTCGAGGCCCAGGGCATGGACCTCACCACCCTGCTGCCGCTCGCCGATGCCGCCACCAAGTCCCTCACCGTCGACCAGGACCTCGGCAGCGCGGCGAAGCTCGCCGCCTTCGCCCAGTCGCTCCAGGGCATCAAGGTCGACGGCATCACCTTCGTGACCGTCCCCTGGCAGTTCGCCGGTGCCCGGGTCACCCTCGTCCACCCGGACGTCGACACCCTCTGGCAGATGCTCCGCCAGGACGTCACCCTGGACGGCCGGTCCACCGCCCCCGGCGCCTCGCCGACGCCGACCGCCGGGCTGACCTCCGCCGCAGCGCCGACCCCGACCGGCGACCCGTCCTCCTCCGGTACGCCGTCCGCCGTGTCCTCCGCCTCGGCCGGTGCGGACGACACGGGTGTGCCGGTCCTGGTGCACAACGCCTCCGGCGGCGCCGGCACCGCCGGCCGGGCGGCCGCCGCGCTGCGGACGCTCGGCTACGGGGACGTGACCGTCGGGGCCAACACCCGGACGAGGACCGGCACGGTGGTCGGCTACCCGGCCGGGCACCGGGCCGAGGCCGAGCACCTCGCCGCCCGGTACCCCGGGGCGGAGATCCAGCAGGACCCGGCCGCCGACGGCCTGATCCTCACCCTCGGCAGCGACCACGCCGCCGGCGACCCGACGGGCGCGGCCGTGCTCCCGACCACCGTCCCGTCCGGCATCTCCGGCAACACCCGGCCGGCCGACAGCGACCTCTGCTCGGACCTCAGCTTCGGCTGA